The genomic interval GTCGGCCGCTCATTTGATAAACATTGGTTATTTCATCGGCCTGCAGCAGCTCTTGTGCCACTAAATCGATCTTCGACCACTCTACCTCAACATCAAAATACATGGAGATTCCTTTGCCAGCTTTCAGAGGATTGACAACAATGGTAAAACGTTCGATAATGCCTTGGTCAACCAGCTGATTAATCCGTTCCCTGACGGCAGCACGAGTTAGATTGACCAATCGACCGAGTTCTGCATTGCTCAGCCGGCCGTTCTCTGATAAGCATTTTAAAATTTGAGTGTCGATTTCATCTAAGTTTTTAAATTGCATCATTCATCTTCCTTTCCGAATTTGCTTTTTATCCATTGTAAAAAAAATAGATTAATTATTGACCGTATGTATATTTTAAACTATACTTATGACGCAAGCTAATTTCGATTGTATCCTGATAAGGGTGAAAGTCTGTTAGTCTTGCAAACAGATATTCTGATGGAGTGGAGTGATCCTGGTGACAATTATCGCAATGAAGATTCTTTTGATTTCAATTTTTGCTGGTGGCCTTGGTTCAATTTTAGGCCTTGGCGGCGGCATTATCGTAACGCCTGCTTTGACATTATTATTTGGAGTCGATATTCAGCACGCCATCGGAGCCAGCTTAATTTCGGTTATTGCCACTTCCAGCGGTGCAGCAGTTGCCTATATCCGCGACCATATTACCAACATTCGCGTAGGGATGTTCTTGGAGATTGCCACAACGGTTGGTGCAGTGACCGGTGCATTGATTGGCGGAATTATTTCTCCTAACTCATTATACATTATTTTCGGATTGCTTTTGATATATTCTGCGCTGGCAATGCTCCAGAAAACCAAGCAGGAACTGCCTGGCGAAGTGGCGTTAAGTCCTGCGGCTAAGACCTTAAAGCTACAGGGCGAATATTATGACAAAGCATTGCAGCAGCAAGTGGCCTACAATGTTGACAATGTATATGGCAGCTTCGGAGTCATGTATGGCGCTGGTATAATCTCGGGCTTATTAGGAATTGGCAGCGGCAGCTTTAAAGTGATGGCTATGGATATTTTTATGAAGCTGCCCTTAAAGGTATCAAGTGCAACCAGTAATTTTATGATGGGAGTAACCGGAGCCGCAAGTGCAGGTATTTACTTATTCCGAGGTGATATCAATCCAGCTATAGCAGCACCTGTTGCACTCGGAGTACTCATTGGTGCCACGCTTGGAGCACGAATCATGCAAAAATTAAAGAGTAAAACCATTCGAAAACTGTTTATTCCAGTATTGTTCTATGTAGCAGTACAAATGATTGCACAAGGATTGGGGGTTAAACTATAATGCAAGCCAGTGCAAACCAAAACACCACGAAACCACTTAACAATGTTGAACTCTTTGTAAGCCGTTCACTGCGCGTAGGTGTCCTGGCCAGTGCTATGGTTATTTTATTCGGACTCCTGCTATTTATCTCAACTGGTCAAGGGGGTTATCCAAACAACACCTATCCAGTTAATTTACCCGACATATTAAGTGGAACCCTCGCTTTACGCCCTTTTGCCGTTATTTTAACAGGATTAATTCTGCTGATATTAACCCCAGTACTGCGGGTAGGCGTTTCAACACTACTTTTTATCAAAGAACAAGATTGGCTCTATGTTGGCATATCGTTCATTGTATTTGTAATTTTGCTAAGTAGTTTTTTCTTTGGAAAATAGACGCAAAGCAACCTCATGCGGATGCAACGGGACGCTGGTATGAGCAGTACCTGCCCGTCATACATTCAGTCTGAACAGAAAAAAATCCCCGGCAGTGATCACTGCCGGGGATTCCGGTTCTTTAGCTTAAATTAGCCATAGGAAAACGCAGCGAAAGCAACGTCCAGTAGTGGCTATTTGCCTTGCTTATCGGACTGGGTTCCGGCAGCAGGCAGTGCAATCTTCACTTCATACCGAGTCATGAGGTCAGTAGGAAACTGCCAGTCTGACAATAATTGATACCGTACGGCATAAGGCTTAAATAGCTCTATGACCGTTGTTTTAGAGGCTTGATTAAGATGATAGATATCCGGTAAGACTGTAAGATAGACGGCTTTATCATATTCTTTTAACAGCAGCACCTGATAGGTAATCACGACAGGTGTCCCAATATCAACCAGTTCATACAGTTCCTCGACATCAGCATTATGCATCCGAATACAGCCGCCTGAAACCGGATATTCAATATCCCAATCTTTATTGGTCCCATGAACTCCATAAGCTGGTTTAAACTCCATCCAGCGACTGCCAAGCGGGTTATCTTTCCCTGGTGGTACCGGAGTTTTATCAATAAAGCCTGATCCAGGAATCCAGCTTGGATCCTTCTCTTTATAGAATATCTTATAATTGCCCAAAGGGGTCTGCTCATAAGGAGTTCCTAAGGCAACGGGATATTCTTTGACAATCCGATTCCCATCATACAGACGTAAAATGAGTTCAGGTATATTCACATGAATTTCTGGTTTAGCCCACACAGACTGCTGAAGTGACCAGAAGAACAGCATCAATAACATTACAATACGCATAAGTACTCCTTTTCAAATTGAAGGATAACAATAAAAATGACTCGAATAATAATGCTAAGAACTTCCTGAAGAGGTGACGAAATGTTAAGAACGATCGGTCTTCTCGGGGTAACTATCTTTTTACTGCTCTTGATCCTTCCGATTACTGCCGTTCTGGCGGCACCCGCTGATCAGAACAATGCCGAAAAGCTATTAGGCCCGGTACAATCAGTATTTGAAGAACGGGTGCTATTCGCTCCCGATGGCCAAGTTACTTCCACTGAAGCTATCAGCAAAACAGAATATAGCCCAGCAGGCAGCATAACCCATATCATCTGGTACAAAAATCATGAAGTCTATCGAGAAAAAATAAATCTCTATAATTCGGCCTCTCGACTGACATCCACCGGAACATACCTGACAAATGGCACATTTCAGGCAGATACGATCTACAGCTATAACGATGCTGGCAGCCTAGACCAAATTAAGTTCCTTAATCCTGACGGTTCCATTTTCATAACAAAGCTCCATCATTATAATGCTAAAGGACTCTTGACTGAACAGCTGCGCCTGGATTCCGATAAAAACTTACTCGGGCGTGACGATTTTTCCTATAGCAAAAACGGCAAACTGACAGCAATCCTTCATTATGGCAGTGATAATACCTTGATCTCCAAAGAAACCTATGAGTATGATAAAACAGGCAATATCAATCAGGAATGCGTTTATGAGGGGTCCGAAGGAAAACCACCACTAAAAATCATTCAGTACGATGATACTGGCAGAAGAATTGCTGAATCAAATTATACACCTTCAGGTGTCAAAACCCGTGAATTTTTATGTGAGTACAGTCCTGAGGGCAATAAAATCAAACAAATTCATTATCGTGGCAATGGTACTAAGTATGCTGAAACACACTATAACGACCACGGGTTACCTAAAATTTATCTAAAATATCTTGCCGATGGTTCTAGCGAGTGCAGCGAAGAATATCAATACCAATATGATCATGCCGGGAACTGGATAGAACAAAGTATTACGACCTGTAAAGATGAAAACCCGCAGCAGCCAGTCCGACCACTGGAATTAATCCGGCGAACCATTACGTATTACGAATAAGATAAATATCTAAAAGTTAGCTTCTGCCATGATCGGCAGAAGCTAACTTTTATGTAACGGCAAATCAACGAGTTGAATTTGCTAGGCCAAAATAACCACTGGCGTACCATAGTCAACCAACCGATATAGTTCCTCTAAATCAGCATCTTGCAAGGCAAGGCAGCCCTCTGTCCAGTTAATCCTCTCTTTTGTCAAATCCTCACGCCCGCCATGAATCCCAATCCAGCCGCCTAAGGCTGTATTTTGTGGTGGTTGAATTTTTTGCTCATTCGCTCGAACGATCTCTCGATACTGATTGATATTAATCAAATTATTCTCGATTCCTCTTTGAGCATGTACAGGATCAGGGTAACTCAACCCCAGCCATTTCCGCCCTAAGTAAGGATGATCATTTAATCGCTCCTTCTCAGTAATGAAAAACCGTCCTTCTGGAGTCCGATTATCACCTTGACGCTGTTTATCACCTTGGTCATTCACACCAGATACAACGGTGAAGCTTTTCAATGCTTTTCCTTGATAAAAAACGGTCATTTTATTTACGGATTTCTCCACTATGACTACCGTATCCTGCTGTGTTGTGAGGTCTCGCATGTCCACACTTGCTGCCTCAACACTTCCACCACGAAATAAAGAGGCGCCTAAAAAAGTACATAAAGCTATAATCATCAAGGCTCGACGCAAAACCATTCACCCACTTTTCATCAAATTTAAAAAACTTTTTTCTACGCCTAGCTGCAGAACTTATCAGAGCTTTAGCAAGGTTTTCTTGGTTTATTAATCCATGAATAGATAAATATTCCTCATAATTACAATATACAATATTTGTCCTACTGCCTGCAAGAAAAAACAGGCTTCCTGCAGCAATTCTGAGGAAGCCTGTTTCATGATTAAATCTTAAACTTTGCTATTTCAATTTTGAGTAAAT from Sporomusaceae bacterium FL31 carries:
- the ywrC gene encoding putative HTH-type transcriptional regulator YwrC, with product MQFKNLDEIDTQILKCLSENGRLSNAELGRLVNLTRAAVRERINQLVDQGIIERFTIVVNPLKAGKGISMYFDVEVEWSKIDLVAQELLQADEITNVYQMSGRPHLHVHALLDDQEHAERYVRTLQTIDGITNVHTEFLITRYKERGALLI
- a CDS encoding UPF0721 transmembrane protein, which gives rise to MTIIAMKILLISIFAGGLGSILGLGGGIIVTPALTLLFGVDIQHAIGASLISVIATSSGAAVAYIRDHITNIRVGMFLEIATTVGAVTGALIGGIISPNSLYIIFGLLLIYSALAMLQKTKQELPGEVALSPAAKTLKLQGEYYDKALQQQVAYNVDNVYGSFGVMYGAGIISGLLGIGSGSFKVMAMDIFMKLPLKVSSATSNFMMGVTGAASAGIYLFRGDINPAIAAPVALGVLIGATLGARIMQKLKSKTIRKLFIPVLFYVAVQMIAQGLGVKL
- a CDS encoding membrane protein; this translates as MQASANQNTTKPLNNVELFVSRSLRVGVLASAMVILFGLLLFISTGQGGYPNNTYPVNLPDILSGTLALRPFAVILTGLILLILTPVLRVGVSTLLFIKEQDWLYVGISFIVFVILLSSFFFGK
- a CDS encoding cell wall protein, producing the protein MRIVMLLMLFFWSLQQSVWAKPEIHVNIPELILRLYDGNRIVKEYPVALGTPYEQTPLGNYKIFYKEKDPSWIPGSGFIDKTPVPPGKDNPLGSRWMEFKPAYGVHGTNKDWDIEYPVSGGCIRMHNADVEELYELVDIGTPVVITYQVLLLKEYDKAVYLTVLPDIYHLNQASKTTVIELFKPYAVRYQLLSDWQFPTDLMTRYEVKIALPAAGTQSDKQGK